The nucleotide sequence GTTGTTAAAATTGGTGATCGGAAAGAGATTTACAAAAAATGATGAACAGGAATTAAAAATGAAAATAGCGACCTGGAATGTGAATTCGATAGCGGCGCGATTGCCGGTTGTCTTGCAGTGGATTGAATCCGCTGCGCCGGATGTTTTATGCCTACAGGAAATCAAATGCCTCGATGAAAAATTTCCGCGTGAAGAGTTTATGATGCGCGGCTACACGGTTGAAACCCACGGGCAGAAAACCTACAACGGCGTAGCGATTTTATCGAAGACCGAAAGCGAAGATGTGCGGCGCGGTTTTCCGCAAGATGATGACACGGCACAGGCGCGGATGATTGCCGCCATCGTTTCGGGCATTCGCATCATTAACGTTTATGTGCCGAACGGGCAGGCTATCGGCACGGACAAATACGGTTATAAACTTGACTGGTTGAAACGCCTCAGAAGATTTCTGGATACGACCTGCGATAAAAATTCACCGGTGTTGATGTGCGGCGATTTCAATGTCGCGCCCGAAGACATAGATGTTCACGACCCGAAGGCTTGGGAAGGGCAGGTGTTGGTGAGTCCGCAGGAACGCGAGGCGCTCAAGGAAGTGACGGACTGGGGCTTC is from Acidobacteriota bacterium and encodes:
- the xth gene encoding exodeoxyribonuclease III, with amino-acid sequence MKIATWNVNSIAARLPVVLQWIESAAPDVLCLQEIKCLDEKFPREEFMMRGYTVETHGQKTYNGVAILSKTESEDVRRGFPQDDDTAQARMIAAIVSGIRIINVYVPNGQAIGTDKYGYKLDWLKRLRRFLDTTCDKNSPVLMCGDFNVAPEDIDVHDPKAWEGQVLVSPQEREALKEVTDWGFIDIFRSFNQEVQEYSWWDYRAMAFRRNMGLRIDHIWVTEPLAARCKEVFIDKEPRKWERPSDHTPVVVIVE